The following is a genomic window from Aquificota bacterium.
GGCAAAGTATGGAAAAGCTTTAAGAGAATTTTTAAAGAATAATACTACCATACTGGAGATTATAGATTTTGGAGGCTATCCTGTTTTTGAGCAAACGGTGGATACCTCTATAGTGCTTTTTAGAAAAGAAAAGCCAACTGCGGACCATTGCCTTAGGTATGCCATAGTGCCATCAGATTTGAAAAATCACAGCCAAGCCATAGAGTATATCAAAAGCCAATTAAAAACCAATAGACTTCTCCAGTCCAAACTATCGGAAAGTGCTTACACCTTGGCCGATGATAGAGTTTTAAAGCTAAAGGAAAAGATAGAAAGGATAGGAAAGGCGTTAAAGGAGTGGGATGTGAAGATTTATCGTGGAATTATAACAGGCTTTAACGATGCTTTTATTATCACTACTGAAAAAAGGAACGAGATTTTAGCAAATTGTAAGGATGAAGAAGAGAGAAAGAGGACGGAAGAGATTATAAAGCCAATATTAAGGGGAAGAGATATTGGAAGGTATTATTACAAGTGGGCGGGATTGTGGGTAATTTTGGCTACAAAGCATACAATAACTTCTTGCGTCTTAGATTACTTAAAAAAACATAAAGAAGCTTTAGAGAAGAGGGCTGGTAATCAAGAATGGTATGAACTACAAGCACCACCAAGCAAAGAAAAAATAAGTTTGCTTTTATTGGATAAAATAGGTTATTCTGATGTAGGTTTTAGATTTGCTTTTATACAGAATGGAATTGTTGGGCTTAATACAACCTATTTTATAATACCTTACAAAAATAGAGAAAATAGAAGAAGAATTTTGCTATATTTACTTGGAATTTTAAACTCCAAGCTAATTATGTTCTATTATCGCAATACTGCCCAAGTTTTATCAGAGGAAGCTACAAGAGGTTTTTCAATATATGTAGAACAACTCCCCATCCCTCCCATCACTCCCCAAACCCAACCCCTCGCAGACCAAATAGTCCAAAAAGTCCAAGAAATCCTCACGCTTACCCAATTCCCCGATTTTGAGACCAGCCAAGAAAAACAGCAAAAAGTCAAAGAACTTGAAAGAGAAATAGACCAACTTGTTTATAAGCTTTATGGCTTAACGGAGGAGGAGATAAGGATAGTGGAGGGAGAGTTATAATAAAAAGCATGAAGGAGGGAAAGTGAAATGACAAACATAATCTCAGAAGCTTTTGAGAAGTTTATTGAGGAATGTCTTAAAAATTATGAGATTAGTCCAAACTTTGAGAAGTTGGTTCTAATAGCAGACAGCCAAACCAATGGTAGATTTACACCGTTGATAAAAATTATAAAGCACTGGAATGGAAGGATTGGAGATATTATGGACCCTTTATTTTTAGAAGCTGTAGCTTTATGCATATTTTATAAATCTCCATTGAAGAGTAAAAAGCCATCACAATATCCTAAGTTTAAACGCTTTGATGATTTTCCAAAGGCTTTGAAAATGTTTTTCTCCAGTCAGATATTAATAGAAGCTTTACGAAACGGCTTAGAGATATTACCCTTAGAGATGTTACCTTTATATATCCGAGGCAATAAACTACCAGAGGCCAAGCCTACCAAGTTAAAGGAATTTCTTTATGATGTAAAGAATTTTATAGAAGATTTTAGAAAAGTAGAGGACAGCATAAGATATAGAAGAGTGGTGGATGAAGTATTTCCAGAGCATCTTGGTTTAACCCCTGAAGAGGTAAAAAAGAAAAAGAGAAGGATTGTAGAATATATCTTTGAAATAGCGGGCAAGGGCTATATACCAGATGTAATAATAGACCAAATGGTAGCCGGATTTAACATAGATTTACTTCTTACCTTTAATGATATAGGAGCCATTAAAAACACAGCATCAAAAATAACAGAGGCAATTGAGCTATCTAATACATCACCAGAAAGAGCAATGGAAATTTGGAGAAACATATTAGGCAACTGTTTTCCATCTGTATAAAACATGACCTAAATCATAAACACAACCCATTGAGTTCCTTGAAATATTTTAATGGGACAATTTTAAGCTATAACAATATGATATGCACCATATTATGAAAAGGAATGATAAACTCACATGCTAAAATATTAGTGCAATGATTACAGAACTAACAATTTCTAACTTTAGGTTCATAAAGAAGCAAAAATAAAACTTGGTGCTTTAAATGTGCTTTATGGACCAACGGCAAGCGGAAAATCCAGCCTACTATATGCTCTTATGGTATTTAACAAAATAATAACCAATCCAAACCAACCCATAGATAATTTCTTTGACCTTGGATTTATAGACCTTGGAGGCCTAAAAGAGTGCCTTTATGGAAAGGATGAAGAATTGGCCATGGAAATATCTTACTCAACAAACTCTGGAGAGTTTGGTATATCCCTAAAAAAGGACAAAGCAAACACCTATCTTAAATACAAAAACATTAAGCTAACTGCGGAGTTTAGCATACCTTATAAACAGACAAAGATATTTGAGACAAAAATAGACCTTAAAACTCTAAAAGGTAAAGCCTATTGGAATGGTTTTTATGTGCTTGGCTTGTCTGGAAGCGTGGAGGAAGAAGGACAAACTGGAAATTTAATCTCTAAGCTTAATGAAATAGCCAACACTATTAAACAGGTTGATATAGCACCGCATAACCGTGGATTTTTTGAAGCTTTTTATTCACACTACCTAAGGTATGAAGTTCCACACGTCCTTATATCCGATGAAGAGGTAGCATCAGCCATAATAAACCAAGAAGACCTTGTACCAAAAATAAGCAAAGCTTTGGAAGAGATTGCAAACAAAAGCTTTAGGATACATCCTATCCAAGGCATACCATTATCAAGATTTCTTATACAGGAAAAAGGTTCAAATCAAGAGATTTTAATTACCAACGAAGGCTTTGGAATTAATCAGGTAGTTTATATGTTTGCAAAGCTTTATCTAAAAGACAAAAAGATAATACTCATAGAGGAACCAGAAATACACCTACATCCATCCATTATTAGAAAGCTTGCAAAAATTATGTGTAAAATTGTGGAGGAAGAGAACAAACAGATTATATTGACTACACATAGTGAAGTTTTTGTATCTTCCTTATTGTCTGCCATTAGAAGGAAGGATATATCACACAAAAAGGTAAAATTCTATTTGGTAGAAAAGGAAAAGGGAGAGACCATATTTAAGGAGCAGGAATGTGATGAAAGAGGGAGGATAAAAGGCGGGCTTTCTTCTTTTATGGAAGGAGAATTAGAAGACCTAAAAGCATTTTTTGAAATTTAAAAATGATTTTGGTAATAGATGAATGGATATGGCATGAGCTTAGAGGGGAATATGAAAGAAAAGAGCGGGAAAAGGCAATAAGGTTTTTAATAAAAATGATAGAAAAATGTGATAAACTGGCTGTAGCCCATAAATCAAAGTTTGAAGAGAAGTTATGGAAATTTTTAAAACAAAGTGATACTGAGAATAGGATGATAGTAAGAATACTTACTCACAAGATACTTTATAACAGTGATAAATACCTTGAAGTTCAATTAAGAGGAAGGGATATAAATATTGAATGCGTTAATATTGACGATAAATATTTAGTAAACCTGTGCTATCAATTGATAGAGGATTACAGCGAGAAAGAAGTTATGTTTATAACCACGGATAGGAAATTAATAGAATGTCTTAAGAAAGAAAGTAGCAAAATAAATTGTTATACGAAGGAAGATTTTCTGGAGAACTATCTTGATTAGATTTTATTATCTCTCCAAACGGCTATAATATAAACCATGGGGGGTTTTGATAGTGTCCTTGGGTTTGTCTTTGAGGGGGCCTTTAAGCTGGGGTTTTTAAAAGATAGGATTCCTGACTATAAGGATTTTACTGAGGGTGTTTTTGCCAAGCTAAAGGGTGAAGCAGAAAGGGCAGAAGATGAAGAGCTTGTAAGAATAATAGAGGATATAGAGAGAGCCTTTGACAAGTATGATGTTTTTAATCCACCTGAGAATATGAGGGAGCTAAGCAGGCTTTATGTGAGTTATACAGAAGATGGGGAAGGGCAGGGTATAAGAAGGGAGTGGAAGGAGATATATACTAAGCTTGTCTTTGCCATAGGCTATGCAGGTGGGTATTTTTACAACAAGAGCCTTAAGGATGTGGAGCTTAAAAGGTATGAGATGGGGGAAGAGTCGGATGAGATCATATGGCAGAATGCGGACCTGGTCTTTGTGGAAGGTAAAACGCTTCATATAGTAGACTTTAAGCTTGGTGGAACGAGAAAGGTTTTAAGAGATATTTTAACTGGTTCAAGAAATAGGATACCTATACAAACCTACGGTATACCAGTAAATCTGTCTTTGGGTGAGCTGGAGTTTTATAACTTTTTAGAGAAGTTTATGCAAGTGAAGGAAAAGTTGAGGGAGTCGGAGGATGTTTTTGTGGAAAATAAGGGGCTTTTGCAGGTGCTTTCTTATGCGGTAGATTTTCTCTGTTCTGAAGAGGATCCTATAGATGAGGTTAGCTTGGAGCTTTTGTATCCAGTGCAGGAGCCTTTGAGCCTTAGGTTTTTTGTAAAAAACAGAGAGGGGCTTGTAAAGTTTGCAGAGGAGTTAAAGGAGCTGTATAAGGATATAAAGGGTAAGGAAAAGCTTTATAGGGAAGTGGATGTAGAGCCAGAAAAGGAGGGGGCAAGGAAAAAGAGAGTAAGAGAAGAGGTAAGTAAAAGAATTGGAGAGCTGGAAGAGGAGATAAAGAGAAGGGAAAAAGAAAAGCTTGTGCTTAAGACTGGAGATATAAATGCTGTTAGGGATGATGTTAAAAGAAGACTGGAAGATTTTATGAAAAGGCCTGAGCCTTGTAAGGCTATTGCACTTCTTCACTCCGCCGGTAGTGGAAAGACTTCAAGGACGAGGGAGCTTATACTTGGTATGGAAGGGAAGCATGTGGTCCTTTATATGGCTACGCGCCTAATCCTTTTAAACAGAGAGATTGATAAACTTAGAGAGGTAAAAAAAGAGTCCTCTAAAAGTATAGAACTGGTTTATGAAAGGGGCAAGTATAAAGGTAATGTAGCCATAGATAGGGGTACTCATTTTAAGTCTGTGGGAGGGAAAAGAGAGGGTAAGCTACAGGCTACGGTGAAGAAGATATATGAATTGGTGCAGGATAAAAGGCCAGATTTGGTGTGGGCCTTTGCCACCATTCAAAGCTTGGTAGAGACCGCCCGCGGTGGTAAAACTTCAGAACACTTAGATACACTTTTGGGACCATACTTTAAAGATTATCACATACACATAATCCTTGATGAATTCCTCGGTTATAAAAACGGCTTTTTTGCCATAATGGAGATGCTTAGGTTTTTAGAAAAAGTAAGAAGTAAAGGAAGGAAGGCAAGCCTTTATATCTTTGACGCCAACGGCTATTCTCCAAACCTTTTGTTAAAGCTTATGGAAGAGTATAAAGAGTTTGAAGTGGTGCCAGATTCCTTAGTTTTGAGCCAATATGAGGATGAGGTAAAGACCTATTATAAAGACATTCCTTTTGAGGTATATGCCAAGCATGGCTTTCCAGCCAATGGACTTGTGGTAAGTAAGAAGTTTATTAGAGTGGAAAAGAAAGAAGAAATTCCAAAGCATTTGGCAAGTTATATAAAAGAAACCTTAAATAACAAGGAAAGCACGGGCTTTGCCTTTATTCAAGATAAGGAGATTATTAACGACCTTGTCAGAGAATTGGAAGTTTTTGGGCTTTCTTCCATAAGGGTGCATGCCAGTTCTAAAAAGAGCCAAGAGCAGATAAATAATGGCTGGGAAGATGTGATTTTAGGCACTTCATCTGTTTCAAGGGGTCTTGACTTTAGCAGGCCACACAAGCCGGTGGATTATATATACATAGTGGTCCAATCATGGGGCATAGAAAACAACTTGGTGGAGACCATACAAGCCTTGTCGCGTTCAAGGGGGGATGAAATAACAGAGAACAGGCCAAAGCATCTTCATCTGATTTATATAATAGACCAAAATATAGACAACGCCGTAGATAACATAGCCAGTTATATGGATCATCCTGACAAGGACCTTGTAAGGCTTATATACACAAAGGAACAGCTGGAAGGCTTTTTGGACCTTGATGTAGCTATCACAAAAATTGTAGAACAGTTCCTTTCAAAGCCAGAAGATAAGGTGCTTGTGCCAGTGCCTACACAACACAAGAGCAGGTATATAGACAACGTAATATCCAGGTATGAAAACGCAGTAGCCTTTGTGGATGATATATATGATATAGAAAAGCAAGAGGATATACGCGATTTTAAGGAGCTTTTGAAAAATATAGCGTACACCTATACATCCATCAAAAGGACTTTTCAGAAGTTTAGCTACTACCATCCTTACATACTCCTTGAGGATTATGAAATCTTTTTCCGCATAGACAATGAAAAAAGATGGAAGCTTAAAAAACTCTTTGAGAGTGTAAAACCTATCTTGAAAGAACACAATAATGAAAGAACGCAGGAGCTGGAGGAATTTTTGGAAGAAGTTTTGCCTACAGAGGAAAACAAAGCGCCGTTGATTATACCTGTTTATTCTATGGTTTTTGTAAATAACTGGCTAAGGGAAAATGAAAAGCTTGAGCTTAAGATAAGTAAGAGAGCTGGTAGGGGTAATGCGGAGGTCTTGGGTGGCGATTTGGAGCCAAGGACTCTTTGCTATTTGGGTAGTCATATAGAGTATGCCTGCATACCTTTGGGAGAAAACTATCCTTATAAAGAGGTTTTAAGTGGCAGGTTTGCCAAGTTTCCTGTAAAATTTATCAAAAGCCTTTTGGAGGGGTAAAAAATGTTTGAAAGCAGGTTTAGGATGGAAGATGAGAGGATGGATGCCTTTGCAAAGGGGGAGCATTATGGTAATAACTTTATGTATGCAGGCCTTTTCTATAGCTACTACCAGAGGTATATGGACAGTATAGCCAACTTCTTTCACAAGCTTGTAAGAAAGGAAGATGTGAAGGTCGCCTTTGAGAAGTTTTTATACGAAGATAAGCCTGTGGAGGGTCCAGCTAAATACTCTATTGGTAAGCTGCAGGGGTGGTTAAAGCCTTGGGGCATATTTAAAAACACACAGACTGCCAGTTTTCCAAGGTCTGCACCAAACAGTAAGTTCAACGTGCTTGAACTAAAGGTTTCTCCATCTTCTGAAATGGGTGAGAAGGCTGGGCTTGTATTTTTGAAAATAAGGGGTTATGAGGATATGGAGTTTGGAAAGGAAGTAGAGTGGAGGGCAAAGAAGGACCTTATGGATGAGTGGATAAGGCTGAGTGAAAGCGAGGCGGTAAGGGAATACCTTAAGGAGGTAAGGGAAGTTTACAATCTTTTAGAGGATGCCCTACCGAGAGATTATTATAGACCTCCTACTTCAAGGATAGCCTACTATCTTTTTCCTATAGAGCTAAGGTCTTTTGGCGGGTCTGTGATTGTTTCAAAGGCAAGCCTATACAAAAGAAGGGAAGAGACAAGGAAAGAGCTTTGGAAGGAAATATTGAAGGAGTTTGAATCTACAGAGGACAACAAAAGAGCTAAGAAGGATCTGGAGTTTGCTTTGGAAGAGAAAGGGAAAAAGCTTGATTATCTTGAAAAGCTTTTGGAGAAGGCTTTAGACCAAGATCATTTGAATACTTTGAGAAGGGACTGGAAGGAGTTTTTAAGAAAGTGTTTAAAGGGTGAAAGTGATAAGCTTTCTGCGGTCTTTGTGGGAAAGGTGCCAGAAAAGAATCCACCTTGGGTATCCTTTGGCACTTACCATATTCCGAGCGTGGAGCTTGAGCTTTATGTCTTTGCGGAAGAGGGCTTTGAGCTGGAAGTAAATGGAAAGACTTATAAGGCGGAGGATATAGTAAGGATTTTAAATAGGGAGTTTTTAAACTTTAGATTTTTGGGAAATGCCAAGATAAAGTTGGTAGGGTCTGTAAAGCTCCTGGATGAGCTCTTTGGCAAGAATGGTGCCCTTGAAATTATCAAAGGATACAATTTGGAAGAGAGAACGCTAAAAAACAAAGATTCTGTGGACCTTGTATATTCCCTTGCCTATTTTTCTGCGAGGCTTTCAAACCTTATAGCCCAGATAAAGGATGGAAAGCTTAAAAACAAGTTTGTGGGAATTTTAATACTTTTGAACACAGAGTTTGAGGAGGGTGATAGGTATGCCCTTTGGGATGTGGTTAGCTTCATTTATGATTACTTTGGCGTGCCTGTTCAAACTATTACCAAAAGGTCCTTGCGGTCTATATTTGATAAAGATAAAAAGTCTGGTACAATAAAAAACCTTGCCATAAGCCTTTATAAAGATTCAAAAGTTTTAGAGGTTGAATTTGACGGCTTTGACCTTCCAAAGGAAGCTGTGGTCTATGCGGTGGTAGAAAAGCCATCACCTAGGTTTTTCTACAGACGTGGAGAGATAGATGGTGGGTCAAGACACTATCTTTATGAAGTCTATAAGATAAGCATAAAGGAAAAAAGGGCCAAGATAGAGCTGGAGAAAAAATATTTTGAACTGCATGGTATGAGGGAGCTTGGAATAGAAAGTTTTATTGAAGAAAAGAAGAATTATCAAAATACCAAGTTCTGTTTTATAACCACCTTAAGAGATTCTAAGCTTGGAGAACTTTATACCAAGCTTTCCACTCCAGAAGAGGAACACAAATTTTTACTCATCAGGTATGACGAGCTTAAAACGGCATACTTTTCCGATAAGTCAAGGCAAGATTGCTACATAGTCTATACACAGGAGATGAGAAAGCTTTTTGAAAGGCTTGGCATACCAATAGAAAAGGATGCGGCGGCCATAGCCCTAAAGCCAGCCCATCCACCTTCCATGGAAGAGGATATGTACCATCCTTCTTTACAGCTTTTCTTTACAGAAAGGGTAGGCTGGGAAAGGGATGATGTCTATTCTGAAAGGAAAAACCTCTTCATCTTTACAGTCCTTGCCCTCTCTATGTATGAAAGCGAGTCCTATATGACACCTTTTAGCAAGCTTAGCCTTTGGACTAAGGAAAGAAACTATTATCTTACTATAAGAAGGAATTACAAAGAGTATGCGTTTCCGTTAAAATCTGTACTTTATGAGATGCTTATGTTTGTTCAGGAAAGGCCTGGTGGTAAAGAATCTTAGCTATAAAACTTGCGGGGGCGGGATTTGAACCCGCGACCTTCGGGTTATGAGCCCGACGAGCTACCAGGCTGCTCCACCCCGCGTAGCCAAAGTATTATTATACTGCTAAATTTCTATCAAGTCAAGAGAAACTTTTGAAAGAGGTTCTCCCACGCCCCTTATTACGGCCACTATATTTTCAAGCCTTACGCCAAACTTACCGCCAAGGTATATGCCCGGCTCTATGGTAAAGACCATACCTTCTTCTATTATAACGTCCTTATCCACTCCCTTGTAATACACCCTTGGGAACTCATGGATCTCTATGCCCACACCATGGCCTGTAGAATGTATAAAGAACTTTCCATAGCCTTTCTTTTTTATGTAATCCCTTGCAGTCTTGTCTATCTCTGAAATCTTTCTTCCCACCTTTACCTTCTCAAGGGCAAAAAGATGGGCATCTTTTACTATGTTGTATATTTTTTTGAACTCTGAGCTTGCCCTTCCTAAATGCAAGGTGCGCGTAAAGTCTGTGCAGTAGCCCTTCCAAAGGAGGCCCATGTCTATCAAAAGAGGCTGGCCATGTTTTATGGGCCTTGTGGAGGTCTCCCAGTGGGGTATGGCGCTACCTTTACCGCTTGCCACTATGGCTGGAAAGCTCTCACCCATGGCACCAGCCTTAAAAAACTCCGAGACAATAAGGGACCTTAATTCAAGCTCTGTCATGCCTTCTCTTATCTTGTTTAGTATGCTCATATAAACCCTGTCGCTTATTCCTACTCCCTCCCGCATTAGGTTTATCTCTGTGCTGTCCTTTATGGCCCTCATATGCTTCAAAAAGCCAGCCTTGCCAACCCATCTGAGGCCCCCTTTTAGCCTCCTTCTAAACTCACAGCTCACCCTGTCCTCCTCATAGCCAACTTTGAAGGCACCTATTTTTTTAAGTAGCCTTTCTATAGCCTTTATCACATTGCCTTCCAAAAGGATCACATCCCAATCCTTTAGCTCCTCCTTTGCCTTCTGATAGTACCTTCCGTCCGTCAAAAGATGGTGAGAGTGCTTGCTTACTACCACATAGGCATGGCTGGACCTAAAGCCAGAAAGGTAAAAGACATTGGGCTGTGAGGAAAAGAGGAAGGCGTCAAGGTTATTTTTCTCCAAAAGGTTTTGAACTTTCGCTATCCTTTCTCTCATTTTTCAAGCATCCTTCTATACTTATTTACCGTCCTTCTTGCTATTTTAATACCTTTTTCTTGCAATATCTTAGAAAGCTCTGCGTCTGACTTGCCCTTTCCTTCACCCTCCAGAAGTTCTTTTAAGGCCCTTAAAATCTCTTCTCTGCTTAGACCTTCCTTCCCTTCCCTTACAAAGAAGAACCTTAGGGGGTATATGCCCATGGGCGTCCTTGCATACTTTCTTCTTACTATCCTGCTAACGGTGGAAAGGCTCACACCCGCTCTTTCTGCCACCTGACTGAGAGACAGGCTTTTTAGTGGCTCTCCCTTCAGCAAAAAGCCCTCTTGCCTTTCCAGTATTAGGTCGCATGCCACCCTCAAAACCCTCCTTCTTAGCTCAAGTATAAAGGAAAGGGGCTTGGAACCTTCTATCTCCAAAAAGTCATCCATAAGGAAGATATACCACTGTTTGCCATCGTGTTCAAAGACCACATCCACACTACCGCTCTGATAGACTGTTTCCTCCCCCTCAAAGGGACTAAGCTTTAACCTAGATAGCACTTCCCTTGCCCTGAGGCTTTTGCTTTCACCCTTTAACACTTCCAAGACTTCCTTGTGCAGGTCCTTTTCCTTAGGGTATAACTCTTCCAGCTGGAGGAGTATAAACTCTTCTAGGTCTTTGCAGGCAACGCCCAAAGGCTCTATCTCCCTCTTTATAAAATCCCTTATATCTTCCACATACTCTTGGCTCACTCCGTAGTGGTTTGCTATATCCTTTATCCTTCCTACAAAAAAGCCTCTGTGGTCAAGGTTGGCAACTATCTCAAAGGCTATATCCAAATCTAAGCCATCAAACTCATACCTTATCTGTTCTTCTACCTTTTTGATCTCGCTTTCCCTGTAGCTTATCTGAGGTTCCTTGTAGTCTTGATAAAACCACCTTGGCCTTGTGCGCAGTGTTAGCTTTATGTGTGGCTTTTCTTCTATCTCTTGAAGAAGCTCTTCTGAAGTTTTTGTAAGCAGTTCAAGGCCTCCTTCAAGCCTTAGCAAAAGCTTTGGCTTTACTTGAGGCTGTAGCTTTATCTTCTTCAAGCCTTTTCCTCCTCCTTTTGGGTTATAAAGAGGCTAACTATCCTGTTTCCTTCCATCTTATCCACTACAAACTTAAATCCATCGTAGACAAACTCATCCCCTTCTTCGGGCACCTTTGAAAGCATGGCCATCACAAAGCCCCCAATGGTATCATACTCATAGTCTTCGGGAAGGCTAAAGCCTATTTCCTTTGCCACCCTTTCCACATCCACCCAACCGCTTACCAAGTAGGTGTTCTTTGAAAGCTTGATTATGTCTTCTTCCCAGCTCTCCTGCACATCGCCAAAGATATACTTCATTATGTCATAAACGCTCACAAGGCCAGAAAGCTCCCCATGCTCTCCCACCACTAAGGCTATCTGTGTGCCTTTGCTTCTCATCTCCTTTATAAGGTCTATTATGCTAAGTATCTCTGGCACAAAAAGGGCTTCCCTTTTTAGTTCTCCCAATTTTCTCTTTAGATTAGCATATAAAGGCACAATATCCTTTACATAGAGTATGCCCGTTATGTGGTCTGGGCTTTTTGAATAAAGGGGTATTTTGCTGTGTTTTTTATTTATTATCTCCTCAAGGGCCTCCTCAAGGGTTAGCTCCTCCCACAACATAAAGATGTCTGGTTTTGGGGTCATTATCTCCTTTACTGTAATATCCCTTAGGCTTATGGCCCTTTCTACCGGTTCAATCTCCTTTTTGTCAAAGTAGCCCATGGATAGGCCTACCTCTATAAGCTCCAAAAAGGCCTCCCTTGGCTCCTTCTCCTTTTCCTCCACCTTTATCATCTCTATCAATCTGTTTACTGGCATAGAAAGGACTTTTCTTATTGGATACATAAGCTTGTGTATTAGGACAAAGGGTATGTAATAGATGGGTGCAAGCCTTGTGGTAAAGGGTAAAACCATATTTTTGGGAAGAACCTCGCCAAAGAGGAAGATGAGGGTGCTTGAAAAGAGGACCGCAATGCCCGCCCCCTTAGAGCCAAAAAGGTCTACAAAAAGCTTGGTGCCGTAAGAAGAGATAAGTATATTTACCAGCTCGTTGCCTATGAGTATGGTTAAAAGCACCTCCCTTGGCTTTGAAAGGAGGCGAAGCAAGGCCGAGTATATGCGCCTTCTTCTTTTTAGTTTGAGTAAGTAGGGGTTTGCTCCAAAGAAGACCACTTCGGAAGCGCTAAAGAAGCCAGAGAGGAAAAGTAGAAAGGTTAATATTAGAACTTCAGTATAGATTGCATGAGAGGATGCGTCCATCCACCATTACCTCCTTAACTCCTTCTTTACACTCCTTTAACCTATACTTGCACTGGGACAAAAAGGGGCATACACCTTCCCATTCCTCTTGGGGCATATCTTCCAGATAGGTTTTCCTTTGAGAGGGGTGTTTTACAGGCATGGTGCTGATAAGGTATTGGGTGTAGGGATGGAGTGGCCTTTTTAGCACCTCTTGCGCACTTCCCATCTCCATAAGCTTTCCCTTATAAAGAACGGCTACCCTATCACCTATCCTTTCCACAGCCCTTAGGTCATGGGTGATAAGCAAGGTGCTTATACCCTCTTCCTTTAATTTTAAAAATAGGTCCAAGATGCCCGCACGGTAGGACATATCCAAAGAAGAAGTTGGCTCATCCGCCACTATAAGCTTGGGCCTTAAAACAATGGCCCTTGCAATGGCAACCCTCTGCCTTTGACCGCCCGAAAGATTTTCTGGCCTTCTTTCCAAAAACTCCTCACCAAGCCCAGCCTTTTGCAAGGCTTCTATTACCTTCTCTTTCCTTTGAGAAATGCCATGCACCAAAAGAGGTTCTTCTACGATCTCTGAGACCTTCATGCGTGGGTTTAGGGAGGTCCTTGGGTCCTGAAAAACTGCAGAGACGAGCTTGGTGTATTCCTTTCCCATTTTAAAGGGGTCCTTTCCTTCAAAGTGTATGAGGCCAGATGTTGGCCTTTCAAGCCTTAGGATTAGTTTGCCTATGGTGCTTTTGCCAGAGCCAGACTCCCCAACTAAAGAAAAGACCTCGCCATGGCTTATAGAAAGGCTTACATCCCTCACAGCCCAAACAAGCCTCTTTGTAAAAAGTCCTACTTTAAAAAGCTTGGAAACTTTTTCCAAACTGAGAAGACTACTCTTCATATAGTTCTGGAAAACCTTCTTTCCTTATTTGCCTTAAT
Proteins encoded in this region:
- a CDS encoding Xaa-Pro peptidase family protein — protein: MRERIAKVQNLLEKNNLDAFLFSSQPNVFYLSGFRSSHAYVVVSKHSHHLLTDGRYYQKAKEELKDWDVILLEGNVIKAIERLLKKIGAFKVGYEEDRVSCEFRRRLKGGLRWVGKAGFLKHMRAIKDSTEINLMREGVGISDRVYMSILNKIREGMTELELRSLIVSEFFKAGAMGESFPAIVASGKGSAIPHWETSTRPIKHGQPLLIDMGLLWKGYCTDFTRTLHLGRASSEFKKIYNIVKDAHLFALEKVKVGRKISEIDKTARDYIKKKGYGKFFIHSTGHGVGIEIHEFPRVYYKGVDKDVIIEEGMVFTIEPGIYLGGKFGVRLENIVAVIRGVGEPLSKVSLDLIEI
- a CDS encoding helicase, encoding MGGFDSVLGFVFEGAFKLGFLKDRIPDYKDFTEGVFAKLKGEAERAEDEELVRIIEDIERAFDKYDVFNPPENMRELSRLYVSYTEDGEGQGIRREWKEIYTKLVFAIGYAGGYFYNKSLKDVELKRYEMGEESDEIIWQNADLVFVEGKTLHIVDFKLGGTRKVLRDILTGSRNRIPIQTYGIPVNLSLGELEFYNFLEKFMQVKEKLRESEDVFVENKGLLQVLSYAVDFLCSEEDPIDEVSLELLYPVQEPLSLRFFVKNREGLVKFAEELKELYKDIKGKEKLYREVDVEPEKEGARKKRVREEVSKRIGELEEEIKRREKEKLVLKTGDINAVRDDVKRRLEDFMKRPEPCKAIALLHSAGSGKTSRTRELILGMEGKHVVLYMATRLILLNREIDKLREVKKESSKSIELVYERGKYKGNVAIDRGTHFKSVGGKREGKLQATVKKIYELVQDKRPDLVWAFATIQSLVETARGGKTSEHLDTLLGPYFKDYHIHIILDEFLGYKNGFFAIMEMLRFLEKVRSKGRKASLYIFDANGYSPNLLLKLMEEYKEFEVVPDSLVLSQYEDEVKTYYKDIPFEVYAKHGFPANGLVVSKKFIRVEKKEEIPKHLASYIKETLNNKESTGFAFIQDKEIINDLVRELEVFGLSSIRVHASSKKSQEQINNGWEDVILGTSSVSRGLDFSRPHKPVDYIYIVVQSWGIENNLVETIQALSRSRGDEITENRPKHLHLIYIIDQNIDNAVDNIASYMDHPDKDLVRLIYTKEQLEGFLDLDVAITKIVEQFLSKPEDKVLVPVPTQHKSRYIDNVISRYENAVAFVDDIYDIEKQEDIRDFKELLKNIAYTYTSIKRTFQKFSYYHPYILLEDYEIFFRIDNEKRWKLKKLFESVKPILKEHNNERTQELEEFLEEVLPTEENKAPLIIPVYSMVFVNNWLRENEKLELKISKRAGRGNAEVLGGDLEPRTLCYLGSHIEYACIPLGENYPYKEVLSGRFAKFPVKFIKSLLEG
- a CDS encoding ATP-binding protein, which gives rise to MLYGPTASGKSSLLYALMVFNKIITNPNQPIDNFFDLGFIDLGGLKECLYGKDEELAMEISYSTNSGEFGISLKKDKANTYLKYKNIKLTAEFSIPYKQTKIFETKIDLKTLKGKAYWNGFYVLGLSGSVEEEGQTGNLISKLNEIANTIKQVDIAPHNRGFFEAFYSHYLRYEVPHVLISDEEVASAIINQEDLVPKISKALEEIANKSFRIHPIQGIPLSRFLIQEKGSNQEILITNEGFGINQVVYMFAKLYLKDKKIILIEEPEIHLHPSIIRKLAKIMCKIVEEENKQIILTTHSEVFVSSLLSAIRRKDISHKKVKFYLVEKEKGETIFKEQECDERGRIKGGLSSFMEGELEDLKAFFEI
- a CDS encoding LacI family DNA-binding transcriptional regulator, translated to MKKIKLQPQVKPKLLLRLEGGLELLTKTSEELLQEIEEKPHIKLTLRTRPRWFYQDYKEPQISYRESEIKKVEEQIRYEFDGLDLDIAFEIVANLDHRGFFVGRIKDIANHYGVSQEYVEDIRDFIKREIEPLGVACKDLEEFILLQLEELYPKEKDLHKEVLEVLKGESKSLRAREVLSRLKLSPFEGEETVYQSGSVDVVFEHDGKQWYIFLMDDFLEIEGSKPLSFILELRRRVLRVACDLILERQEGFLLKGEPLKSLSLSQVAERAGVSLSTVSRIVRRKYARTPMGIYPLRFFFVREGKEGLSREEILRALKELLEGEGKGKSDAELSKILQEKGIKIARRTVNKYRRMLEK